Proteins co-encoded in one Anabas testudineus chromosome 8, fAnaTes1.2, whole genome shotgun sequence genomic window:
- the myo15aa gene encoding unconventional myosin-XV, producing the protein MQKKMYSIRSLPNMGHRDQREEDGVEDMTQLDEMHEEAVLLNIRRRFERELIYTCIGSILVSVNPYKMYNIYGTDMVLLYKGHALGENPPHLFAIANAAYSKMMDAKHNQVIIISGESGSGKTEATKLVLRYLAAIHHKSNIAQQILEAAPLLESFGNAKTVRNDNSSRFGKYIEVFLEDGVISGAITSQYLLEKSRIVFQAKDERNYHIFYEMLAGLPSQQKQAFYLQDAETYYYLNQGGDCGIKGKSDREDFRRLLAAMEILHFTPDDQSAIFRVLSSILHLGNVYFQKYESDGQEVASVVSAQEIRVVAELLQISPEGLQKAITYKVTETMRDKISTPLSVESAVDARDAVAKILYSLLFHWLTERINAQVYPRQHVTSISILDIYGFEDLAFNSFEQLCINYANEYLQFFFNRIIFREEQEEYSREQIPWQDIQFNDNQPCINLIAAKPHGILRILDDQSYFPQATDHTFLQKCHYHHGSNPLYQKPKMPLPEFTIKHFAGQVTYQVYKFLDKNYDQVRQDVLDLFVRSKNKMVSNLFQSHAEAMGQQRGGHMRKSSTVTRKYQAPTVSSKFQQSLMELVEKMERCNPFFVRCIKPNNMKKPGVFEVELVSSQLRHSGVLETIRIRREGYPVRMPFYIFLFRYKSLVGIRDLPAANGENCVIMLSKLCPLRPGAFHVGVTKLFLKEDIYQLLECKRERSRHLAALTLQRYTRMFFVRKRYVAFRNKIIGLQAQCRGFLTRKRYVKMRESLVRFRSLVHMYVNRKQYIKIKFEAQRKAEEERRRREMELTKREVVNVTHLVIPAELGALLHSAGVRRELHSDCLALLQAPHIQEEAQLTLPLDINNYPFYRYVQIYFREPKFGMLMAPLESPLTRLEEDLRREALELFNMVLRFMGDPHLNGAQENMFGNYIIQRGLISPGIRDEILAQVVNQVWRNINTDNAERGWLLLLACVCSFAPSPKMDKYLLKFVSDHAPPVCQALLQHRLIQANQKSQIGAGSATETARTYPLSLLEWTANRKKANMVLHVHCFDGGSFLCPVHSWTSGEDLAGHILRHRGVSDWWRGSSILMKEHGQWVELAGHDYMMDLIADLELPPEFPKQKSYFIISTDNPARVRANASLALFGSGFDSDEELAPFYPISSSSRQANSLPDSDGYYSHVESDAFSDGQTQRGMDRYLDSLFDPVLSDSSIDMEKTGSLSARMKGGGGVGIPGGERGEGESHTAPSRPFPPGIHPGGSEHAVLTQQQQAIINQQAMILAQQMTMQAIAIQQQMLSSFPPVAPAPQSPPSQHHIYSQQHSYTPSPTKDSKDKQRPAAVQQKMSPTRGPSSPPEDVIQSTANNTERLEPSHDIKDIIKHHQPAGTTTSTGPPTPRKGDGKMFTKKPDPHDEAMEILKDQMANPPQPSQRKSQSSQHKHEGTVKVTKSTKSRPAGPSNSNITPAPPPVSRELPIEEEVIQTQLHSRTSDEYYTYSNVPWKLYMRKEVFYPKETFNNPLILDLIFRQVVHDTFSEACIRITQEERQKMKDLFAENKVDPISGTHDENVKKKVVAMARDSWEIYFSRLFPASGSVGTGVQVLSVSHKGIKLLKMVRSSSTASDYFRVLRPYSYSDILFVSIPSNNMLEFNLISEKLILFSAKAPQVKHMIDHFLTELKKDSEYVVAVRNCITEDRTLLNFHKGDIIRLQHRDGLEAGKYYGCIVRKKVMLLEELKRDTAEFGWRFGAVYGKSGVFPTDYVRPVAAPDFLVLPAERVEPRDRHGRVAASAAVAVAMGSAVAAHELDLSTEVVNDIYGDGLSVELDELPLHGEYHMAEFAKKYFREAQRNRSDQKAKKGKEVRDPTDMIKFSKSPIQESLIDFSDSGMNRVAADIFLAVMKFMGDFPLKGQTEQDLVATILKLSGDHGLIKDEAYCQVMKQVTANTSSKPDSCQRGWRLLYILTAFHRCSDVMKPFLLKFLQDACAGPGVQYQGIANACEQNLRRTFQYGGRVQYPNSMELKAMLAGRSSKRQLFLLPGGIERHLKIKTCSVALDVIEELCYEMGLHRVEALDEYAIFLVTHRGQNVRPLNKREYILDIATEAEPVDANYSLWFRRVIWSLALKLDNELYVTMHYNQVLPDYLKALLSVVPQGKASEQHLQQIARLAALQHRAKDTIYLPTLREVQESVPPQFYSKQGSQHWLNMTVQHMQQVQPLNPNQARAQFLGLVSAFPMFGSSFFYIQSSSSVSIHAPCILAVNLNGLQFLNKDTHETMVRFPLKEIQSTRTQRPTSGSSYPYVEIMIGDLLNQRITQLQLEQGLELCRVIAMHMENMVSVREKRLTLPPSEITLL; encoded by the exons CGGTGTGATCAGCGGTGCCATAACCTCTCAGTATCTTCTGGAAAAGTCCCGCATTGTCTTCCAg GCCAAAGATGAGAGAAACTATCACATCTTCTATGAGATGCTGGCAGGACTTCCCTCACAGCAGAAGCAAGCTTTCTATTTACAAGATGCTGAGACCTACTATTATCTCAACCAG gGAGGAGATTGTGGAATAAAAGGAAAGAGTGATAGAGAAGACTTTCGGCGTCTCCTTGCTGCCATGGAGATCCTTCACTTCACACCTGACGACCAGTCGGCCATCTTCAGAGTTCTTTCCTCAATACTACACCTGGGCAATGTCTACTTTCAGAAATAtgag TCTGATGGCCAAGAGGTGGCGTCAGTGGTGAGCGCTCAGGAGATCCGAGtggtggcagagctgctgcagatcTCACCAGAGGGTCTACAGAAAGCCATCACCTACAAAGTCACA GAGACGATGAGGGACAAGATCTCCACTCCTCTGTCTGTGGAAAGTGCTGTTGATGCCAG AGATGCTgttgccaagatcttgtactCGCTGCTCTTCCACTGGTTAACAGAGAGGATCAACGCTCAGGTTTACCCTCGCCAACACGTCACCTCCATCTCCATCCTGGACATTTATGGGTTCGAG GATTTGGCCTTCAACAGCTTTGAGCAGCTTTGCATTAATTATGCAAACGAGTACCTGCAGTTCTTCTTCAACAGGATCATATTCAGGGAAGAACAG GAGGAGTACAGCAGGGAACAGATCCCCTGGCAGGACATCCAATTTAACGACAACCAACCCTGCATCAACCTCATTGCAGCTAAACCTCATGGGATACTGAGGATCTTGGATGACCAGAGCTATTTCCCACAG GCGACAGACCACACTTTTCTCCAAAAGTGTCACTATCACCATGGCAGCAACCCTCTGTATCAGAAGCCAAAGATGCCCCTCCCCGAGTTCACCATCAAGCACTTTGCTGGTCAGGTCACCTACCAG GTTTATAAGTTCCTCGATAAAAACTACGACCAAGTCCGTCAGGATGTGTTGGACCTGTTTGTTCGGAGCAAGAACAAG atggtGTCAAACCTATTCCAGAGTCATGCAGAGGCCATGGGTCAGCAGCGAGGAGGTCATATGAGGAAGAGCAGCACAGTTACCAGAAAATACCAAGCTCCGACTGTCAGCAGCAAGTTCCAACAGTCTCTGATGGAACTGGTGGAGAAGATGGAGAG gtGCAACCCTTTTTTCGTTCGCTGCATTAAGCCAAATAATATGAAG AAACCAGGTGTGTTTGAAGTTGAACTTGTGAGCAGCCAGCTGCGACACTCCGGTGTCCTGGAGACCATTAGGATCCGTAGAGAGGGATATCCTGTCAGAATGCCTTTCTACATCTTCCTGTTCAg GTATAAGTCTTTGGTGGGGATACGAGATCTCCCGGCTGCAAATGGAGAGAACTGTGTGATAATGCTCAGCAAATTGTGCCCCCTCAGACCAGGAGCCTTCCATGTTGGAGTCACAAAG TTGTTTCTAAAGGAGGACATCTACCAGCTATTGGAGTGTAAACGGGAGCGCTCCCGTCACCTCGCCGCTCTCACCCTGCAGCGTTACACTCGCATGTTCTTCGTCAGGAAACGCTACGTGGCTTTCCGCAACAAGATCATCGGGCTGCAGGCTCAGTGTCGAGGCTTCCTCACAAG GAAGCGCTATGTGAAGATGAGGGAGAGTCTGGTCCGGTTCCGCTCTCTTGTCCATATGTATGTCAACCGCAAACAATATATCAAG ATTAAGTTTGAAGCCCAGAGAAAagctgaggaggagagaaggaggagagagatg GAGCTGACTAAGCGGGAGGTGGTGAATGTCACACACTTGGTGATCCCTGCAGAACTGGGTGCTTTGCTGCACTCTGCAGGAG TCAGGAGGGAGTTGCACTCAGACTGTTTGGCTCTGCTTCAGGCTCCTCATATCCAGGAAGAGGCTCAACTCACTCTTCCTCTGGACATAAACAACTACCCATTCTACCGCTATGTGCAGATCTACTTCAGG GAACCAAAGTTTGGGATGTTGATGGCCCCTCTGGAGTCACCTCTGACGCGTTTAGAAGAGGACCTGAGGAGGGAGGCTCTGGAGCTCTTCAACATG GTGTTGCGATTCATGGGGGATCCTCACCTGAATGGGGcacaggaaaacatgtttgGGAATTACATCATCCAAAGAGGTCTGATATCTCCAGGGATACGGGATGAGATCCTGGCTCAGGTCGTCAACCAGGTGTGGAGGAACATCAACACTGACAACGCTGAGAGaggctggctgctgctgctggcgtGTGTCTGCAGCTTCGCCCCATCACCCAAGATGGACAAATATctactgaa GTTTGTATCGGACCACGCTCCTCCCGTTTGCCAGGCGCTACTGCAGCACAGACTCATTCAAGCCAATCAAAAGTCACAAATAGGCGCGGGCTCCGCCACAGAGACTGCACGGACCTATCCACTGTCGCTGCTGGAGTGGACGGCCAATAGGAAGAAGGCTAACATGGTGCTGCATGTGCACTGTTTTGATG GAGGGTCATTCCTGTGTCCGGTCCATTCCTGGACGAGCGGAGAGGATTTAGCAGGACACATCCTGCGCCACAG GGGAGTCTCTGACTGGTGGAGAGGGAGTTCGATTTTGATGAAGGAGCACGGCCAGTGGGTGGAGTTAGCAGGTCACGACTACATGATGGACTTGATTGCAGACCTGGAGCTTCCGCCTGAGTTCCCAAAGCAGAAGAGCTACTTCATCATCAGCACTGATAACCCAGCGAGAGTCAGAGCTAATGCCAGCCT TGCTTTGTTTGGCAGTGGCTTTGACTCAGATGAGGAGCTCGCTCCATTCTATCctattagcagcagcagcagacaagCCAACAGCCTGCCTGACTCTGATGGTTACTACAGTCATG TGGAGTCGGACGCATTTAGTGATGGTCAGACTCAAAGAGGAATGGACCGTTACCTGGACAGTCTGTTTGACCCAGTGCTCTCAGACAGCAGCATA GACATGGAGAAGACTGGAAGTTTGTCTGCAAGgatgaagggaggaggaggtgtagGCATcccaggaggagaaagaggagagggggaaaGCCATACAGCCCCCAGTCGGCCTTTTCCACCAGGAATCCATCCTGGAg GTTCAGAGCATGCAGTACTGACTCAACAGCAACAGGCCATTATCAACCAGCAAGCTATGATTCTG gcACAGCAGATGACCATGCAGGCCATTGCTATCCAGCAGCAGATGTTGTCCTCCTTCCCTCCTGTTGCTCCAGCCCCTCAGTCTCCACCATCACAGCATCACATTTACTCTCAGCAACACTCTTACACACCCAGCCCA ACCAAAGACAGCAAAGACAAGCAAcgtcctgctgctgttcagcaAAAAATGA GTCCGACCCGAGgcccttcttctcctcctgagGATGTGATCCAATCCACTGCAAATAACACTGAGCGACTGGAGCCCAGTCATGACATCAAAGACATCATCAAACACCACCAACCTGCAGGCACAACAACATCTACTGGACCTCCCACACccag AAAAGGGGATGGGAAAATGTTTACAAAGAAGCCGGATCCTCATGACGAAGCCATGGAGATCCTTAAAGACCAGATGGCCAACCCACCACAACCG TCACAGAGGAAGTCTCAGTCTTCCCAACATAAACACGAGGGAACTGTTAAGGTTACCAAGAGCACCAAGTCTCGTCCTGCTGGTCCGTCTAACTCCAACATaactccagctcctcctccag TCTCAAGGGAACTGCCAATAGAGGAGGAGGTCATCCAGACTCAACTCCACAGCAGGACCAGTGATGAATATTACACTTACTCCAACGTTCCCTGGAAGCTCTACATGAGAAAAGAG GTTTTTTATCCTAAAGAGACCTTCAACAATCCACTGATTCTGGACTTGATCTTTAGACAG GTCGTGCACGACACCTTCTCGGAGGCTTGCATTCGCATCActcaggaagagagacagaagatgaAAGATCTatttg CGGAGAACAAGGTGGATCCAATTTCAGGAACACATGATGAGAATGTGAAGAAGAAAGTTGTCGCCATGGCCAGAGACTCATGGGAGATCTACTTCTCCCGCCTCTTCCCAGCTTCT ggaAGTGTCGGGACAGGAGTACAGGTGCTGTCTGTTTCTCATAAAGGCATCAAGCTGCTGAAGATGGTGAGAAGCAGCTCTACTGCTTCAGATTACTTCAGAGTACTGAGGCCTTACAG CTACTCGGACATCCTGTTTGTGTCCATTCCATCTAATAATATGTTGGAGTTCAACCTTATCAGCGAGAAGCTGATCCTGTTCTCCGCCAAGGCCCCACAGGTCAAACACATGATCGACCACTTCCTCACAGAGCTCAAAAAG GATTCAGAATATGTGGTGGCGGTACGGAACTGCATCACAGAAGACAGGACTCTGCTTAACTTCCACAAAGGAGACATCATCAGACTACAGCACAGGGATGGGCTGGAGGCCG gcAAATATTACGGCTGCATAGTGAGGAAGAAGGTCATGCTTCTGGAAGAGTTGAAGAGAGACACTGCTGAGTTTG GTTGGCGGTTCGGGGCTGTGTACGGAAAGTCTGGAGTGTTTCCCACCGACTATGTCCGTCCTGTGGCTGCTCCAGACTTTTTGGTTCTCCCTGCTGAGCGTGTGGAGCCTAGAGACAGACACGGACGAGTTGCCGCCTCTGCTGCTGTCGCCGTTGCAATGGGCTCAGCGGTAGCCGCCCATGAGCTCGATCTCTCCACAGAG GTGGTAAATGATATATATGGGGACGGTCTGAGCGTCGAACTGGACGAGCTGCCTCTCCATGGAGAATACCACATGGCTGAGTTTGCTAAGAAGTACTTCAGAGAGGCACAGAGGAACAGgag TGATCAGAAAGCCAAAAAAGGGAAGGAGGTCAGGGATCCTACTGACATGATCAAGTTTTCCAAG TCTCCGATCCAGGAGTCTCTGATCGACTTCTCAGACAGCGGGATGAACAGAGTGGCTGCTGACATCTTCTTAG CTGTAATGAAGTTTATGGGAGACTTCCCACTGAAAGGCCAGACTGAGCAAGACCTGGTCGCCACTATACTGAAG TTAAGTGGCGATCATGGGCTGATAAAGGATGAAGCCTACTGCCAGGTGATGAAGCAAGTCACTGCCAACACCAGCTCCAAACC gGACAGTTGTCAGAGAGGATGGAGGCTGCTCTACATCCTGACAGCTTTTCATCGCTGCTCTGATGTTATGAAGCCGTTCCTGCTGAAGTTTCTCCAGGACGCCTGTGCCGGCCCCGGGGTGCAGTACCAAG GTATTGCCAATGCATGTGAACAGAATCTGAGGAGGACCTTTCAGTATGGTGGCCGTGTTCAGTATCCTAACAGCATGGAACTTAAAGCTATGCTG gctgGGCGGAGCTCCAAGAGACAGCTATTCTTACTGCCAGGTGGGATCGAGAGGCACTTAAAAATCAAGACGTGCTCT GTTGCTTTGGATGTCATTGAGGAGCTTTGCTATGAGATGGGACTGCACAGAGTGGAGGCGCTGGATGAATATGCCATCTTTTTGGTCACACACAGAG gtCAGAATGTGCGTCCCCTGAACAAGAGGGAGTATATCCTGGACATAGCTACAGAGGCAGAGCCAGTGGACGCCAACTACAGTCTGTGGTTCAGAAGAGTCATATGGAGTCTGGCTCTTAAACTTGATAATGAACTTTATGTCACCATGCACTATAACCAG GTGTTGCCAGACTACCTGAAGGCCTTGCTGAGTGTGGTTCCTCAGGGTAAAGCCAGTGAACAACATCTGCAGCAGATTGCCAGGCTGGCTGCCCTACAGCATCGTGCCAAGGACACCATCTACCTGCCGACCCT CCGTGAGGTGCAGGAGAGTGTCCCCCCTCAGTTCTACAGCAAACAGGGTTCACAGCATTGGCTCAATATGACAGTTCAACACATGCAGCAGGTCCAGCCCTTAAACCCAAACCAGGCCCGTGCACAGTTCCTTG gtcTGGTCAGTGCCTTCCCCATGTTCGGTTCCTCTTTCTTCTACATCCAGAGTTCGAGCTCTGTATCCATCCACGCCCCCTGCATCCTTGCTGTAAATCTGAATGGGCTGCAGTTTCTTAACAAGGATACACAT GAGACCATGGTGCGTTTCCCTCTGAAGGAAATCCAGTCAACTCGCACCCAGAGACCAACTTCAGGCTCCAGTTACCCGTACGTGGAGATCATGATCGGAGACCTGCTTAACCAGCGCATCAcgcagctgcagctggagcag GGCCTGGAGTTGTGTCGAGTTATTGCCATGCACATGGAGAACATGGTGTCAGTCAGAGAAAAGAGACTCACCCTGCCACCAAGTGAAATCACCCTGTTATAG